The following is a genomic window from Thermodesulfobacteriota bacterium.
CTCTATTGAGAATCGAGGCTTTTTAACCATAACGTTAAACCAAAAGCCAGCTATATAGAAGTGGAAAATAGCTTTCAAACCTATTTGCTATGTGCGGAATAGCGGGAATAATTAATTTTAGCTCTAAAGAAGACATGCAGGATTTACTCAGGCGCATGATCGGTCTTCTCCACCACCGGGGTCCGGATGCTTCCGGCATATATGTCGACAGTAACGCCGGGTTGGCCCATGCAAGATTGAGTATCATAGATCTTAGCGGCGGTGTTCAGCCGATTTATAATGAAGATCAATCTGTGTGGATCGTGTTTAACGGTGAAATATTCAACTACCCTGAACTCCGTGAAGGTTTAATTTTACGGGGTCATCGGTTTTACACTCAAACCGATACTGAAGTCATGGTGCACCTGTACGAAGAACAGGGCCCGGAAATGATTAAGAATCTGAATGGCCAGTTTGCCTTTGCTCTGTGGGACCAAAAAAAGAAAAACCTGATGCTGGGGCGTGACCGCATGGGCATTCGGCCTCTTTTCTATCATCAAAGAAATGGCCGGCTGGTATTCGGTTCTGAAATAAAGGCATTGTTTGCAGATCCGTTGATTCCTCGAAAGCTTGATACCCAAACGCTTTCAGATATATTTACCTGCTGGACGCCGGTGAATTTTTCCACCCCCTTTGAGGATATTAAACAGGTTCCCCCCGGCCATTATGCCATGTTCGGCAAAAAGGGTTTCAACATCCATCGCTATTGGAAATTATCTTTCAACAGTCAAAATGACGAGAACCCTGATAAGCGGTCCCTTTCAGAATGGACTGAAGAATTAAAAGATCTGCTTCGTGATTCTGCCCGTATCAGGCTGCGCGCAGATGTTCCTGTGGGAGCTTATCTAAGCGGCGGGCTTGACAGCACCTATACCAGTGCGCTGGTAAAGCAAAATTTCAATAATTTGCTTCGGACTTTCTCAGTAAGCTTTACGGACAGCCGTTTTGATGAAACCTCTTTTCAGAAAACTGCGGTTAAAGCTCTCAAAACCGAACACCGGGATATCAGGTGTTCAGAAAAAGATATCGGAGATGTGTTCCCTCAGGTGATCTGGCATACGGAAGCCCCGATATTAAGGACGGCTCCGGCGCCGCTTTATCATCTTTCAAAACTGGTAAGGGAAAACAACTTCAAGGTAGTACTAACAGGTGAAGGGGCTGATGAAATATTTGCCGGTTATAATATCTTTAAAGAAGACAGGGTGCGCAGGTTTTGGGCGCGAAATCCTGATTCCGTCATGCGGCCAATGCTCCTTGAAAGGCTTTATCCTTATATTTTTGCCCGACAAAAAGAAAAGGCAAAAGCATTCTTGGAAGGATTCTTCAAAAGGGGTCTTTTAGAAACCGACTCGCCCGCTTATTCGCACTTGCTCAGGTGGGAAAATACTTCCAGACTTAAAAATT
Proteins encoded in this region:
- the asnB gene encoding asparagine synthase (glutamine-hydrolyzing) encodes the protein MCGIAGIINFSSKEDMQDLLRRMIGLLHHRGPDASGIYVDSNAGLAHARLSIIDLSGGVQPIYNEDQSVWIVFNGEIFNYPELREGLILRGHRFYTQTDTEVMVHLYEEQGPEMIKNLNGQFAFALWDQKKKNLMLGRDRMGIRPLFYHQRNGRLVFGSEIKALFADPLIPRKLDTQTLSDIFTCWTPVNFSTPFEDIKQVPPGHYAMFGKKGFNIHRYWKLSFNSQNDENPDKRSLSEWTEELKDLLRDSARIRLRADVPVGAYLSGGLDSTYTSALVKQNFNNLLRTFSVSFTDSRFDETSFQKTAVKALKTEHRDIRCSEKDIGDVFPQVIWHTEAPILRTAPAPLYHLSKLVRENNFKVVLTGEGADEIFAGYNIFKEDRVRRFWARNPDSVMRPMLLERLYPYIFARQKEKAKAFLEGFFKRGLLETDSPAYSHLLRWENTSRLKNFFSAELQKETDSLNSFFDRFVSTLPSGFMSWHPLSRAQYTEVSLFLSNYLLSSQGDRMAMANSVEGRYPFLDHRVVEFATRVPPAYRMNGLKEKFILKQAARGIIPTELIDRPKQPYRAPISKCFFQDQPVDYVEDLLCESAIRKNGYFDPKKVSHLTAKCRDKDGQILSERENMALVGILSTQLLDHQFIGSFQAFPVQKLQDVKIFNLSD